The Vitis vinifera cultivar Pinot Noir 40024 chromosome 18, ASM3070453v1 region TATTTGAATATTTAATGATTAATaggatttaaattttgaattttttttaatgagtttaTCCTTAGTCTATTTGAGATGCCTTAGTCGTATTTGTTatcaattaattgtttttaacaaatttcaatattttgaagaGAGAAAATCAGATGCATCTCATAATATATTGCCTCCTATTGAATAGGATGTCAAACCCTGgtctaaaataagaaaattctaCAAACTAGCATTGTATTCTCATTAATTAAATACACAAAAAGggataataattgaatatgaaaattaaattgctATGATTAGCATATTGTTTGGAAAACATGTGATATGAGTGTTTTTATAGATTAAATTAGAAGATTAAGTTTGACATGTTTtgaagaaggaaataaaaaaaaaatgtatttcttGAAGAATACTCTTGAAGTGATTAAAAGTGTCTGGataatatttgataaaagtgctatttaaatgttaaatagtatttgaatatttaattgatttagatttaagaattttttataattttattattagtcAAATTGAGTTAACTTAgtcatatttgtaataatttcaattttttatatcattttttttttgtactttaaggattctaaaatattattcatgacatttttaaattttaaatcatatttttattataaaacaaataagtgaaaaaaggGTGTAAAGAATGTaagaaatgatatgaaccaTGTGACAGGGGGGACAAAAGATATGAGGGAGAGTATGCACAATATGATTAGGAAGAGTACAAATAATATGAGGGAGgatacaaaaaatgaaagagagggTACGACTAATGTTAGAGAAGgtataaaaaaatgtgaaacaaTGTATGAATAATGCGAAAGagggtatgaaaaatgtgagaaagaGTATGAATAATGTGAGGAAATGTGTAAAGAATGTGAAATGGTACAAATAATATGAGAGAAGATACAAATAATGTAAGACGGGTGCAAACAATATGAGAGATGATACAAAGAACATGAAAGAAGGTATGAATAATGTGaggtaaatacaaaaaatgtgagAGGGGGCATGGAAAATGCGAGACAGGTATGAACAATGTGAAAGATGGTACAAAGAATGTAAGAGAGGATACAAGTAATATGAGGTATGGTATGAATAATGTGAAAGATGATATGAATATTGTGAgagatgataaaataaaataaaattgtaagagCTGATACAAATAATGTGAGATAAACTACAAATAATGTGAGAGAGGATATGAATAATATAAGAAATGGTACAAACAATGTAAAAAAGGGTATGAATAATAAGAGAGAAAGAGTACAACAAATGTGAGGtagagtatgaaaaatataagataatgtACGAATAATgtgaaaaatgatacaaataaTATAAGAGATGATACAAAGTATATGAGAAAGAGTACCAATAATGTcgtgaatatataaaaaaatatgagaaaaaaatactaacaaTGTGAGGAAGGATATAGAGAACGTGAGAGATGATACAAAGACTATTAGAAAGGATACAAACAATATAAGGGATGGTATGAATAATGTGAGAGAGTACCCTTTTTTACACCCTCTCTTACATTGCTCATACTCTTTCTCATATTCTTTGTATCTTTCCTCACAATGtttgtatcatttttcatattcttcGCACCATTTTTCACATTATTTGTCCCATTTTTTATAGTGTGTCCTTTTGGGTAATTTTAAGGACACATAATCATAAAATCTATGGTCGTAGATAGAAGGTTTAATTACCCAAtatcaataactttttttttttcctttaacaaGAAAAGAATCTTCGAATTTGGATGTCCAAGTCGTTGATGCCAAATTGATGAAGAACCACCTTTCTTTATTGCACTAAATATCTCTTGATGGTTTCCATTCAGAGTATATAGTCATCCTTTTTTATAGCCCTTCACTACCGTCCtttgattttggtttttaaCAATAATGGTAGATGAAGAAAATTTAAAGGTACATAGATTATTCGTGGTAAATTTTCCAATagataaccatttttttttcattttcatcaaattagGGATTACTAATACATCTTTTAAATCCAATTTTCCTTCATTTGTAAGAACACAAGCATATTCATTATGAGAAATTGGTGGACTATTTCCAGCTCTAACATAAATAACATCATTCTCAtcatataatttaatatgaaaaaaattgccTACATCCTTTATCATATGTGAGGTAGCACTAGAATCAACAATAAAGGACTTATTCtttgatttgttcatagcaaAAGTAGCAAGGGCTTGTGGAAAATCATTAGGTTGATAGGAATAATCAAACCTATACCAACAATTAATAGCAAAATGGTTTggtttttttccatatttgacAAGTTACCTTATAGCCATTATTTGAGCTAGTAGGTGTGAATCCTCTTCCCTTCGAGTTGAAATTTCTTTTACCCACTCGATCATTTCGGCCACAACCTCATTATCCAAAGAAAACTTCATCATGCTCTAAGAACATTTTCTCATCCTCCTTGTAAGTGATGAGTGATTGTTCATATCCTTGAAGAGCTAGCACAAACTGTTTAAAGGAAGAATAGGTAGTTTAGTAAACATAGCAAGTCAAAAAATTCCATACCTTTGTCTTAAGCCATAGCAAACTGGAAAACTTTGTCTTGGTCTGAAATTGACTTTTTGATTGCATTGAGATTgtcacatatatttttaaagtttcttAAATATTCTTTAAGAGACTATGACCATTTTTGAGAGTCATCAACGTATTTTTCTGATTCATTTTTTGCTCCATTATAATGTGAAACAACTGCTTTTCAAGAGACATCCACACTCTATATGCCGTTTCAACATCAAAGATCATACTCAAAACATTTATAGTTGGTACGGGTTAGGGTTTTTGTTTCTCTCATCATCCTTAATTTCTTTAGTAGGTTTTTCTCCATTTAATAGATGATAGAGAGTGATTTGATTTTGCCATAATAGGAAATTTGTGGTGTTTAACTTGATAGAGATGAAACTAGAGCATTGATAAAATGCCAGAATATTGAGTTCAGATTCTATGTTTAGGAAAGAAGAAAGTGATAAAGAAGAagacatttttcctttttggctaATACCATGTAAAGTTTGATCAGTTGGCAATGAAaactatattttcaatttcttcctttggaactttatacaaaaatatagatGGTTTATACAAGGGaagaaataaacaatatttCTAACTTATAggaaaatattcttaaattaaGAGAGtcaaatattatgaatatttgatcaaatattatcaaaattaaatattatcaatatttgatttccaaatatTGTGAGAATcaaatattgttaatatttgattttttttattcctctagatttatgaaaatatttatgaGAGTGCCTTTCTACTTTTTACGTGCATGATTCTATATATCTCCTTGAATATTTCCTTTAATAGACTTCAACATGGATATTGGATGTTGGAGAGCAACAAGTTGGTCAAACccattttgactttttcttaaatatattctcattttttttttaacatattctTATGTTTGTTCCAAATCCATATCCGGACGAGATGGAATGGGTTTGGGGTTTCATGCCCATTTCACCTTGTTTAAAagctttttattattatttctttaactTTTAATCATACTAAAATAAgtataatttataaaacaaaatttcataaatttaatattttatttttatgagtgataaaacttatattttattttatacaacataaaaagaaaaatggaaagaattgatattaaaatatttttatttaatttttaattaaatggatGGAATAGTATAGTATTAAAACCCgacctagattttttttttttccaaaaaaaaaacaaattactaACCCACCACACAAATATCATCCCTTTTCATCACTATTCAACAAAGGATATTAATCATTACTAGTTAAGATAAAACAAATGTTATATACACGTATATCTTTAATAAGACAATCCAgagatacaaataaatgattttgaAGCCAATTTCAAAAAGTTTTTCAAGTTCGAGGTAAAATTGGTTcaacttttactttttttttttcctttttaacacatataaaattaaaagtatttctcatataaaaaaaaaagttataaaaagtttataatatttattatttataaattttttttagataaaatttaaaaaatattaaaaaaacttgcCTTAAACTTGGCTTACCTTGccaatgtttattattattattatttttgagatGACAATGAAAATAAGCCTAAATAATTGAGATGGGATGTGATAGGATGGGACGGGACGACTCACGAGCCTACATTGTTGCCATCCACCCATTTCTTTATCAACTTTATAAGGATAATTATCCTTTTATTCCAGCAGCTTCAATGAGTCTGACAAATATGATGGAGAAATTGAACTCTTTCGTATAAAGTTGATACAGGAATAAGGGTGATTATCCTTTGCCCATCTACCCATTTCTTTTATACCAAAGTCCTTATAATTATCCTTAGAAGACCTTACTTGCCcttcctcttttattttattttatttttatttttttaatttaatttaatttaattttttgtttttatcaatcCTATATCAAACCATCCTTTGATAATCCATTATCAGCTACTAattgtataaaaatatcatgttttgaaaTGTCAACTATATTTGAAAACCCAAATTACCTTTGTTGATTATGAATGACCCTATGATCTTCTCCTTCGCCCATTCATTATCGAGCATTAATTTTAGGAGTGTTTGTGTTTTGAGTCTTTTAGTAACTTTTCTTGATGATGAGTTACACAATGTTTCTCGTCCAACTGCTCACTAATAGGAAGAAGCAAAGATTCAAACATATATAGATTTGTTCTAATTACAAAGATAAAAGCAAGCTAGATTCAGATACATTCCAATCAATCTTGACTCCAGATATCAGCCAATTTGGCAAGGGCAGTGGTGGATGAACCCCCCTCTTTCCAAGCTGCCAAAGCCATCTCTCTCATCTTCCTGCTTCTTTCTCTCAGCTCCCTCCCCTCTTCACACTCCATCAACTCTCTCACTCTCCTCTCCACCTCAGCTCCACTCACAAACATATCCGCATCCCTCTGCTCCACTCCAATAGCCATCTTCATATCCTCCACAAGAACAGCCTTATTCAGATGCTGCTCAGCATATAGAGGCCATGCCACCATTGGCACTCCTGCGACCACTGCCTCCAACACCGAGTTCCACCCGCAATGGGTTACAAATCCACCCACCGATGGGTGATTCAGCACCGCCACCTGCGGCGCCCATGACTTCACCACCATTCCCCTATCCTTGGTTCTTTCCAGGAACCCCTCTGGCATTAGAGCATCCAAATCAACATCGGCCGTCACTGCAATCTGATTGCTTTTGTCGTTGGATGGTGGGTTCTTCACCACCCACAAGAATCTCTTGCCACTTCTTTCCAGTCCATTAGCTATCTCCTTCACCTGAGCGGGCGAGAACGCTCCGTTGCTCCCGAAGCACAAGAAGACAACACTCTGACTTGGCTGTGTGTCAAGCCAGGACAAGCAACCATGGCGAGCTATACTACCAGCACTATTGCTTTCATCTTCACCAGTATCAGCAATCAAAGGGCCGATGCAGTAAACTGGAGGAGTTGGCCCATTGGGAACACATGTCCCCTCCCTGATTGTCTTAACGGCTATTGGCTCCAGGTCATCTATTGTATTTATCAAAAGTCCATCGGATTTTGGCAAAAGCTCTGAGAAGTGTAGCATATCATAATAGGCGGGGTCGCCTCGGTTGAGCCATGGTTGAAGCATTCGAGTGGCTTGTAGCGGAGGCAACCCAGGAAAGTGTATAAAGGTAGTGGGCATGTCCTTGAAGCTCTTATTGCTGGTCTCATACTGTTTGTGAATTGTCGGAAAGTAGAGGAAAGCCGCAACAGCAGCAGCACTGCCGGTGAGGAAGTGGAAAGTGGGAATTCCAAGGTCACGAGCAACAGGAAGAGCTGAAGCGCAAAAGTAGTCGATGATGAATGCCTGAACGGTGGAAGTTTTGGAGAGTTGCTGGAGAGAATGGAGGACATTAGAGGCACTGAGACGGAAGAACTCAAAGAAGACAGCGACGATACTGCGAGTGGAAGAAGAGGTGTCGACCGAGAGATAGGGGAAGCGGTGGAAAGAGATAGAAGGATTGGTTTGGGAGATGTGGTCAATGTAAGAGGTGGTGGCCGGGGTGTCAAAAGGGCCAGTGGAGAGGAGAATGGTGATGGagaatctgtgggagtaacGGCGAAGGATGAGCTTGCCTAGCTCTATCATGGACACCACATGGCCGATGAGTGGAGCTGGATACAGGACTATTGCATCATCCATTGTTGCCTAGTGTTGGATCTCTGGATTGAACAATCTTAGAATGAGAACTTTCAGATGACCTCAGTGTTAAGCTCAGTCAACGCATTATTGAACCAATAGTCTGCATCAAAGTACGTGCCGACATTTTGTTCCCGTGCCACACGTTGCCTGTCAACAGCTCCATTAAATTATTGGAAACTTTGGTTATTATCCtctcatatgaaaatattattatgaaaatatgaacCCAAGTATTCTTATTTCAAATTAACAACTTTATTCCCAAAAATATTTGGGTCTTCCTGCACTCTTGGctgatttgttttttaatgtaaaaaatgtcCTCCCTTTGCCATGCAAGACTCCAACTAACCTGCccacatgagaaaaaaaaggggcaaaacaaaacatcaacgtttttttctcttcattttctccaTTGAGCActgaaccaaacaaaaaaaaaaattctccatcTCCTATTTTCCCAGTCAGAAACCCAACTTCATGAAACCCTAACCTCTCCTCGTAGTGATTGGAGGTCTCGACTTTGTAGGCACCGCTTTTTGTCTTGAGCTCACCTGTAGAGGTGTGCGCCAAGTTGAACACTTTGTCTTGATTTgataatcttaaaatataagaacaaaGGAGTCCACCACATTTGAGGTGATTCTTCTTTGATTTAGAGTGTATCTAATAAGGTTCTTtgtgtctatttttttttctttttattttctttatttgtggtgctagattttttaaaacatgatcGATTAGGGTTTGGTagtcttttttttccttttttatttttattttttataattagtatATGGTTTTATTTTCGATTTATTTCTTGCATTTGTTGCTATGTGATTTGAATATTTGGGTCAGAGATTAGGTCGTCGTTTTGAAATCTAAAAGTAGTGCGGGTCGCTGTtgttttaagatttaatttGTTGGATAGTATTGGCGAGGggtggtggtgtttttttttcattttccatttttaaccTGCTGAATAGtttttatgtgattttttttcatctttggaGGGAAACTTTTGTAATGGGTTTGGTGTGATTATTACAGTAAAGAGAAAGGAACTTAGTGTTTAATGGAGGGGATTGAGGATTGGTTTATGTTCACAAAACGTTTGAGATAATTTGAGCAATTTAGGTTTGCCCCAAACTCTATTATATCCCAAAGATGGTGATCCATCCCAAATGTGAATGtcaatttttcttgattttgtgtAGAAGCATGTTGAAGGAAAATAGCTTATGATGTTGAGTAGAATGCTTCTTGATGGTTCTTTATAGCTTTCTTATGATTTTCTCAACTAAAATTTCAGCATACTTTggattgtttgatttttcttctaGTATAAATAGATGATTTTATCAGAATTTGGTTGTAGATGCACCTAAAAATGATAGGAAATTAGGAGTGATATATCACCTTAACTATAAGGCCCCACACGACCACACTCCACCCATTTACTTGTGAACCCACCAACTAAAACAACCAACCCTTTAGTCTCCACTTGACTTGTCATATAATTCTaagttttcatttgttttcttaatACATTCTTcgtaaaaaaatggaaaattaaactGATAGAAGGAACTGCTTTTGTGAATTCCAATTATAAAAGTCAATGAAGAAAACTTATTGCCATTAGAGACTATTTAAatgacaaaataaatatatttaaatggaGTAATCTTGCAACTATGgcttaacctttttttttcctatgaaaattgaacttatttttagaaaatgaaaaagagtcaaatttattttttagattttcaaagatgccaaccttcaaatattgataattcttagaaaaaagagattttttgagatttttttttcttttcaaaatgcCTATCTTTCTTTGACGAACAAACTCCTCTGCAATATAATAGGTTTCATAGAGGAGCAAGAAGCTTTGGTGGTGAAGTCATGGAattcaatgaagaagaatgcTGGAGAGTTGGGTTTAAAATTCTTCTTGAAGTAATTCAAATTTTCCTTATTCTTCTCTACACATTGATAATTACCTTATTTCTTgatgatatataaaaattgaataaagcTTTGGTTTTTGATTGGGAAGTGTTGGATTCAATTTTTGTAGAATAATTGAGATTGCTCCATAAGCTAAAAACTATTCTCATTCTTGAAAGACTCAAAGGTTCCCCTGGAGAAGAACCCAAAGCTCAAGTCCTATGCCAtgactgttttttatttttattttttatggttggTTACTCTTCTCCCCACCTCCAAATGGGTTATTAAAGATTACCATATACAAAATTTGAGGATTATGAACATTACaatacttggaaaaaaaaaattctaatcatCTATAGGTGTGAACCTTTATAGCTCAAAATATAGGTGAGCTTTTGAACCAAACCCCACCAAGATAGAATATGTGAATTATATAACTATTGGatcttatattataaatttataatgttcttacaaaaaatgaaaagtgcCCTCCAATAATTTTCTAGTGGTCTAACATGCCTCCCCTTCAACCATCCAAAGACCATATTATTGGTCTTCCTCAACTACCTTTTCTTTAGTCTCTTGTCATTTGAAAATCACAAAGTAGTCAACATGGTCATACAAAATTTACATAGTTTATAAGAGGGAtaatctttgaaaatatttttcaaacaaatcttCTCATTATTCCCATCCAACCAACTTCAACCATGAAAAATACATGTTTgcatatcaaaatattaaattacaagcTGCAAGATTTAACAAATTTTCCACATTTGATTCTTTTTGTAACTTCGTGCAAACTTGTGAATCAACTATTCAACATCGAAAAGCCAACAAAGTGACAATGAAAGACTCTACCTTAAAGAAATTAGGTGTTGTTCACTACAAATCTGGTGTCCTTGATGAACACTATGAGGTATATATAGTTATTATAAAGTATATGAAATTTTCAAGATGCTATAACTctttcaatttaatgatttgcaaacaattttttaacccaaaaaataaattattcggATCATATAGGTTACAAAGTTTGCATTGTTGGAAACAATAAAGGAAGCAGTTCCTGAAATGTGGTCACCAACAAGCTAATGATTAGTCGGTTCCTACTATCAAATCAGAGATGAAGTTGTCCTCTTACACATATGTGATCGAATCATCTATAAAATAAGATTGAATGAATGTATTGATACAC contains the following coding sequences:
- the LOC100249347 gene encoding UDP-glycosyltransferase 88F5 codes for the protein MDDAIVLYPAPLIGHVVSMIELGKLILRRYSHRFSITILLSTGPFDTPATTSYIDHISQTNPSISFHRFPYLSVDTSSSTRSIVAVFFEFFRLSASNVLHSLQQLSKTSTVQAFIIDYFCASALPVARDLGIPTFHFLTGSAAAVAAFLYFPTIHKQYETSNKSFKDMPTTFIHFPGLPPLQATRMLQPWLNRGDPAYYDMLHFSELLPKSDGLLINTIDDLEPIAVKTIREGTCVPNGPTPPVYCIGPLIADTGEDESNSAGSIARHGCLSWLDTQPSQSVVFLCFGSNGAFSPAQVKEIANGLERSGKRFLWVVKNPPSNDKSNQIAVTADVDLDALMPEGFLERTKDRGMVVKSWAPQVAVLNHPSVGGFVTHCGWNSVLEAVVAGVPMVAWPLYAEQHLNKAVLVEDMKMAIGVEQRDADMFVSGAEVERRVRELMECEEGRELRERSRKMREMALAAWKEGGSSTTALAKLADIWSQD